The genomic interval GTATCATCTCAGGATGCAATAGAGATTGCCCTTATAGAAAATATCCAACGAGAAGAACTAAATGCAGTAGAAACAGCAGAGGCATTCAACAGACTAATAAAAGAATTTAATCTAACACAGGAAAACCTTTCACAAAGGGTTGGCAAAGACAGGGCAACCATAGCAAATTATCTCCGCATTCTGAAGCTCCCTGATGAAATTAAGTCATTTATAAACAATAACAGCATATCCATTGGTCATGCAAAGACATTACTCACATTAGAAAACAGACAGAAACAGATAGAGGCTGCAAAAGAGATAATCAAAAAAGGCTTGAGCGTAAGAGAGGCAGAGGCATTATGCAAGAGATTATCCCAACCAATGGTGCCAAAGAAGAAAAAAGACAAACTCCCTGAAGTTGCAGAACTCGAAAATAAACTCACCCGTTCTTTAGGAACAAGAGTCAAAATCAACCATAAAAACAAAAGAGGGAAAATAGAGATAGAATATTACTCCCTCGATGAATTAGACAGATTGCTTGAGATTTTAATGAAGGGATAGTTTCAAAAACCCCTCCACCTCTTTTACCCATACATCATATCCTTTATCGCTGAGATGAACTCCATCGTCAAGTAAATAATCACCTTTTAACCTTCCTTCTAAGTCAATAAAAAGACAAAACACATCAAGGTATTTTACATTGAATTCATCTGCAATCTCTTTGAGCTTCTTGTTTATTGCCTTAATATCGTTGTTATCTATCCAGTGTAAATTCACAGGCAGTATGCTTTGAATAATAATTATTGCATCTTTAAAGTTAGATGATAGTTTACTCACAATCTTTTTGTATGGGTTAAAAATATCAAAGTCTTCTATTGCGATATTATTAATGCCTGTCATTAAAAAGATGAAATCAGGATCTTTGATTGATGAAATAATCCTGTCAATTCGTCCAAAGAGCTGCTGGACTGTTTCGCCTGACACACCAAGATTTATTACATCATGTTCAAGGAAATATCTCTGCCAGTCAAAATATTCTGTCAGGGAATCACCGATAAATACTATGCATTTATTAGCTTTCATCAGGATGAAAGAGCTCTCGTCTCTCTTTGAGAGATGCACTAATGAATGCCTTAAATAATGGATGCGGTTCTATGGGTCTTGATTTAAATTCAGGATGAAATTGACAGCCTAAAAACCAGGGGTGATCTTTTAACTCTATCATCTCTACTAACTCTCCATCAGGTGATGTGCCGCTGATTATAAGGCCATTCTTGGTGAGGACTTCTCTGTAATTGTTGTTAAACTCGTATCTATGCCTGTGTCTTTCTGTTATTTCCTTTGTTTTGTATGCATTAAAGGCGTGAGTTTCTTCTTTTATAACACACGGGTAAGCCCCGAGTCTCATGGTGCCACCCATCTGGGAGTCCTTTGAACGTTCCTCTATCTTCCCTGTCCTGTGGTTATACCATCTCTCCATAAGATATATAACGGGGTCTTTTGCATCAGGATCAAATTCTGTGCTGTTTGCAGATAGATTACAGACATTTCTGCTAAATTCTATAACAGCGGTCTGCATCCCAAGACAGATGCCAAGGTAAGGTATTTTTTTCTCCCTCGCATATCTTATAGCCTCTATCTTTCCCTCGATGCCCCTTGCCCCAAACCCTCCTGGAACAAGTATCCCATCTGCATCTGATAAAAAGATCTCTGCACCCCTTCTCTCTATTTCTTCTGCATCAACCCACTGAAGATTTACCCTCGCATTATTGGCAATCCCCCCATGAATGAGCGCCTCTGTAAGACTTTTATATGCATCCTTTAGACCAACATATTTTCCAACAATTGCTATGGTTGTTTCAAATTTTGGCTCTTTTATCCTCTTGACAACCTCTACCCAGAGCGATATGTCTGGCTCAGGGCGATTGAGTGACAGTTTTTTTTCTATGAGTTTATCAAGTCCTTCTAATTTAAAACAGAGCGGCACTTCATATACAGTCTCTACATCTGCTGCTGCAATAACTGCATCAGGCTCAAGGTTGCAGTGCAGTGCTATCTTTCTCTTTACATCCTCAGACAATGGCATCTCTGCCCTGCATATGAGGATGTCAGGCTGAATTCCTATTGCCCTCAACTCTTTCACACTATGTTGTGTAGGCTTACTTTTTAGCTCTCCAGCTGCCTTTATATAAGGGACTAAAGTAAGGTGCATATAAAGGACATTTTCTCTGCCAACATCATATCTAAATTGCCTTATAGCCTCTAAAAATGGCAGACTCTCTATATCGCCAACAGTGCCTCCGATTTCGACTATTATTACATCATATTTATCTGTTGCAGCTGATTTTATGGCAGTTTTTATCTCATCAGTGATATGAGGAACGACTTGAACAGTATCTCCGAGGTAGTCACCTCGTCTCTCTTTTGTTAT from Dissulfurispira thermophila carries:
- a CDS encoding GDSL-type esterase/lipase family protein yields the protein MKANKCIVFIGDSLTEYFDWQRYFLEHDVINLGVSGETVQQLFGRIDRIISSIKDPDFIFLMTGINNIAIEDFDIFNPYKKIVSKLSSNFKDAIIIIQSILPVNLHWIDNNDIKAINKKLKEIADEFNVKYLDVFCLFIDLEGRLKGDYLLDDGVHLSDKGYDVWVKEVEGFLKLSLH
- a CDS encoding CTP synthase, with protein sequence MPKYIFVTGGVVSALGKGIAASATGALLEAKGLKVTIQKLDPYINVDPGTLSPFEHGEVFVTDDGCETDLDLGHYERFTHVRTSVFNNYTTGKIYHNVITKERRGDYLGDTVQVVPHITDEIKTAIKSAATDKYDVIIVEIGGTVGDIESLPFLEAIRQFRYDVGRENVLYMHLTLVPYIKAAGELKSKPTQHSVKELRAIGIQPDILICRAEMPLSEDVKRKIALHCNLEPDAVIAAADVETVYEVPLCFKLEGLDKLIEKKLSLNRPEPDISLWVEVVKRIKEPKFETTIAIVGKYVGLKDAYKSLTEALIHGGIANNARVNLQWVDAEEIERRGAEIFLSDADGILVPGGFGARGIEGKIEAIRYAREKKIPYLGICLGMQTAVIEFSRNVCNLSANSTEFDPDAKDPVIYLMERWYNHRTGKIEERSKDSQMGGTMRLGAYPCVIKEETHAFNAYKTKEITERHRHRYEFNNNYREVLTKNGLIISGTSPDGELVEMIELKDHPWFLGCQFHPEFKSRPIEPHPLFKAFISASLKERRELFHPDES
- a CDS encoding ParB/RepB/Spo0J family partition protein gives rise to the protein MKTALGKGLGSLLPDKGEEVINIEIEKIIPNQYQPRKIFKDDALKELSASIKEKGVLQPVIVSRSGDGTFRLIAGERRWRAATLAGLKKIPALVKDVSSQDAIEIALIENIQREELNAVETAEAFNRLIKEFNLTQENLSQRVGKDRATIANYLRILKLPDEIKSFINNNSISIGHAKTLLTLENRQKQIEAAKEIIKKGLSVREAEALCKRLSQPMVPKKKKDKLPEVAELENKLTRSLGTRVKINHKNKRGKIEIEYYSLDELDRLLEILMKG